In one Pseudomonas fitomaticsae genomic region, the following are encoded:
- the mutL gene encoding DNA mismatch repair endonuclease MutL translates to MNQVLNAARIELLSPRLANQIAAGEVVERPASVIKELLENSLDSGAKRIDVDVEQGGVKLLRVRDDGSGISADDLPLALARHATSKIRNLEDLEQVMSLGFRGEALASISSVARLTLTSRTRDADQAWQVETEGRDMAPRVQPAAHPVGTSVEVRDLFFNTPARRKFLKTEKTEFDHLQEVIKRLALARFDVAFHLRHNGKTILSLHEAHDDAARARRVAAICGSGFLEQALPIEIERNGLHLWGWVGLPTFNRSQADLQYFFVNGRAVRDKLVAHAVRQAYRDVLFNGRHPTFALFFEVDPAAVDVNVHPTKHEVRFRDGRMVHDFLYGTLHRALGDVRPEDQLAGSVTTAIVRPTGLEAGEFGPQGEMRLAANALLEQPQAQPAFNTSSGASAGGAYQYQYTPRPQSTVPVAEAQAAYREFFAPLPEANANALPAGQEDIPPLGYALAQLKGIYILSENAQGLVLVDMHAAHERIMYERLKIAMASEGLSGQPLLVPESLAVSQREADCAEEHAAWFQRLGFELQRLGPETLAIRQIPALLKQAEANRLVGDVLSDLMEYGTSDRIQAHLNELLGTMACHGAIRANRRLALPEMNGLLRDMENTERSGQCNHGRPTWTQLGLDDLDKLFLRGR, encoded by the coding sequence ATGAATCAGGTCCTGAACGCTGCCCGCATCGAACTGCTCAGCCCGCGGCTGGCGAACCAGATCGCCGCCGGCGAGGTGGTCGAACGCCCGGCCTCGGTGATCAAGGAGTTGCTGGAAAACAGCCTCGACTCCGGCGCCAAGCGTATCGACGTCGATGTCGAACAAGGCGGCGTCAAACTGCTGCGAGTGCGCGACGACGGCAGCGGTATTTCCGCAGATGACCTGCCGCTGGCCCTGGCCCGTCACGCCACCAGCAAGATCCGCAACCTGGAAGACCTCGAACAGGTGATGAGCCTGGGTTTTCGGGGCGAAGCGCTGGCGTCGATCAGCTCCGTAGCGCGCCTGACCCTGACTTCGCGCACTCGCGATGCCGATCAGGCCTGGCAGGTCGAGACTGAAGGCCGCGACATGGCGCCCCGCGTGCAGCCGGCAGCGCACCCGGTCGGCACCTCGGTGGAAGTCCGTGACCTGTTCTTCAACACCCCGGCACGCCGCAAATTCCTCAAGACTGAAAAAACCGAATTCGATCACCTGCAAGAAGTGATCAAGCGTCTGGCGCTGGCGCGTTTCGACGTGGCCTTCCACTTGCGTCATAACGGCAAGACCATCCTCAGCCTGCACGAAGCCCACGATGATGCGGCCCGCGCCCGGCGTGTGGCGGCGATCTGCGGTTCGGGTTTCCTTGAGCAGGCGTTGCCGATCGAGATCGAACGCAATGGCCTGCATTTGTGGGGCTGGGTCGGTCTGCCGACCTTCAACCGCAGTCAGGCGGACTTGCAGTATTTCTTCGTCAATGGCCGTGCGGTACGCGACAAGCTGGTGGCCCACGCGGTGCGTCAGGCCTATCGCGATGTGCTATTCAATGGCCGGCACCCGACGTTCGCATTGTTTTTCGAGGTTGATCCGGCGGCGGTGGACGTCAACGTCCACCCGACCAAACACGAAGTGCGCTTCCGTGACGGGCGCATGGTGCATGACTTCCTTTATGGCACCTTGCACCGTGCCCTCGGTGATGTGCGGCCGGAAGACCAATTGGCCGGTTCGGTTACCACCGCGATCGTCCGGCCAACCGGCCTCGAAGCCGGTGAGTTCGGCCCGCAGGGTGAAATGCGTCTGGCCGCCAACGCGCTGCTGGAGCAACCGCAGGCACAACCGGCGTTCAATACCTCGTCGGGCGCCAGTGCTGGCGGCGCTTATCAGTATCAATACACGCCGCGTCCGCAATCGACCGTGCCGGTTGCCGAGGCGCAGGCCGCGTATCGCGAGTTTTTCGCACCGCTGCCTGAAGCGAATGCCAACGCGCTGCCGGCCGGTCAGGAAGATATTCCGCCGCTGGGTTACGCGCTGGCGCAGCTCAAGGGCATCTACATTCTGTCCGAGAACGCCCAGGGCCTGGTTTTGGTGGACATGCACGCCGCTCACGAGCGGATCATGTACGAGCGCCTGAAAATCGCCATGGCCAGCGAAGGCCTGAGCGGTCAGCCGCTGCTGGTGCCGGAGTCGCTGGCAGTCAGTCAGCGCGAGGCCGATTGCGCCGAAGAGCATGCGGCGTGGTTTCAGCGCCTCGGTTTTGAATTGCAGCGCCTTGGCCCGGAAACCCTTGCCATCCGGCAGATTCCGGCCCTGCTCAAGCAGGCCGAAGCCAATCGTCTGGTGGGCGATGTCCTGTCGGACTTGATGGAATACGGCACCAGTGACCGGATCCAGGCGCATCTGAATGAATTGCTCGGCACCATGGCCTGCCACGGCGCGATCCGCGCCAACCGCCGCCTGGCCCTGCCGGAAATGAACGGCCTGCTGCGTGACATGGAAAACACCGAGCGCAGCGGTCAATGCAACCATGGCCGACCGACCTGGACCCAACTGGGTCTGGACGATCTGGACAAACTGTTCCTGCGCGGTCGTTGA
- the miaA gene encoding tRNA (adenosine(37)-N6)-dimethylallyltransferase MiaA → MSQLPPAIFLMGPTAAGKTDLAIELTKVLPCELISVDSALVYRGMDIGTAKPSKELLAEFPHRLIDILDPAEAYSAADFRRDALEAMAEITARGKIPLLVGGTMLYYKALIEGLADMPAADPGVRAQIEEEAARLGWQALHDQLAVFDPESAARIHPNDPQRLSRALEVYRVSGQSMTELRLKQSVQSTEAAASGLQQLPYTVANLAIAPTNRQVLHERIKQRFTNMLEQGFIDEVVALRNRRDLHAGLPSIRAVGYRQVWDFLDGKLTSAEMQERGIIATRQLAKRQFTWLRSWKDLHWLDSLDCDNLPRALKYLGTISILS, encoded by the coding sequence ATGAGCCAGCTTCCTCCAGCGATTTTCCTGATGGGCCCGACCGCTGCGGGCAAGACCGACCTGGCCATCGAACTGACCAAGGTGCTGCCGTGCGAGCTGATCAGCGTCGATTCGGCGCTGGTCTATCGCGGTATGGATATTGGTACCGCCAAGCCGTCCAAAGAACTGCTCGCCGAGTTTCCCCACCGTCTGATCGACATTCTCGACCCGGCCGAAGCCTATTCGGCAGCGGATTTCCGCCGCGATGCGCTGGAGGCCATGGCCGAAATCACCGCACGCGGAAAAATTCCGCTGCTGGTGGGCGGCACGATGCTCTATTACAAGGCTTTGATCGAAGGTCTGGCGGATATGCCGGCGGCCGATCCAGGGGTTCGCGCGCAGATCGAAGAAGAGGCTGCACGCCTTGGCTGGCAGGCCCTGCATGATCAACTGGCAGTATTCGATCCGGAGTCGGCGGCACGCATTCATCCGAACGATCCACAACGACTGAGTCGTGCGCTGGAAGTTTACCGGGTCAGCGGTCAGAGCATGACTGAACTGCGGCTGAAACAATCTGTACAAAGTACCGAAGCGGCCGCATCGGGACTGCAACAATTGCCCTATACTGTCGCGAACCTGGCGATTGCTCCAACTAATCGCCAGGTACTGCACGAGCGCATTAAACAAAGATTCACAAATATGCTGGAACAGGGATTCATCGACGAGGTCGTAGCCCTGCGTAATAGACGTGACCTGCATGCCGGGTTGCCGTCTATACGTGCGGTAGGCTACCGCCAGGTCTGGGACTTCCTGGATGGCAAGCTGACGTCGGCCGAGATGCAGGAGCGGGGCATCATCGCCACGCGCCAATTGGCCAAACGCCAGTTCACCTGGCTGCGCAGCTGGAAAGATTTGCACTGGCTCGACAGTCTGGATTGCGACAATCTGCCACGCGCCTTGAAATACCTTGGGACGATCTCCATATTGAGCTGA
- the hfq gene encoding RNA chaperone Hfq, whose translation MSKGHSLQDPYLNTLRKEKVGVSIYLVNGIKLQGTIESFDQFVILLKNTVSQMVYKHAISTVVPVRPIRLPSATESEAGDAEPGNA comes from the coding sequence ATGTCAAAAGGGCATTCGCTACAAGACCCTTACTTGAATACTTTACGTAAAGAGAAAGTGGGGGTTTCCATCTACCTGGTGAACGGGATCAAACTGCAAGGCACGATCGAGTCGTTCGACCAGTTCGTTATCCTGCTGAAGAACACCGTCAGCCAGATGGTTTACAAACACGCTATCTCTACAGTCGTGCCGGTTCGTCCAATTCGTCTGCCAAGCGCAACCGAATCCGAAGCAGGTGACGCTGAGCCAGGTAACGCCTGA
- the hflX gene encoding ribosome rescue GTPase HflX: MFFERHGGGERVILVHLDGQDPEAREDPQEFQELANSAGAETVAFFNVPRHRPTAKYLIGSGKVEELRDLVHAEEADLVIFNHVLTPSQERNLERVFECRVIDRTGLILDIFAQRARTHEGKLQVELAQLDHMSTRLVRGWTHLERQGGGIGMRGPGETQLETDRRLLRVRLRQIKGRLEKVRSQREQSRRGRSRADIPTVSLVGYTNAGKSTLFNNVTKSDVYAADQLFATLDPTLRRLDLDDLGPIVLADTVGFIRHLPHKLVEAFRSTLEESSNSDLLLHVIDAAEPDRMLQIEQVMVVLGEIGAQDLPILEVYNKLDLLEGVEPQIQRDENGKPQRVWLSARDGTGLELLEQAIAELLGSDLFVGTLRLPQRFARLRAQFFELGAVQKEEHDEEGVSLLAVRLPRSELNRLVSREGVVPTEFIEQHTLQ, translated from the coding sequence TTGTTCTTTGAGCGCCACGGTGGTGGTGAACGAGTCATCCTCGTTCACTTGGATGGACAGGACCCTGAGGCGCGCGAAGATCCGCAGGAGTTTCAGGAACTGGCAAATTCGGCTGGCGCCGAGACCGTTGCGTTTTTTAACGTGCCGCGTCATCGGCCAACCGCCAAATACCTGATTGGCAGCGGCAAGGTCGAGGAACTGCGCGACCTGGTCCACGCCGAAGAAGCCGATCTGGTGATCTTCAATCACGTCCTTACGCCCAGTCAGGAACGTAACCTCGAACGTGTTTTCGAGTGTCGCGTGATCGACCGTACCGGTCTGATTCTCGATATTTTCGCCCAACGCGCCCGTACCCATGAGGGCAAGCTCCAGGTCGAACTGGCCCAGCTTGACCACATGAGCACCCGGCTGGTTCGCGGCTGGACTCACCTTGAGCGTCAGGGTGGCGGTATCGGCATGCGCGGCCCGGGTGAAACCCAGCTCGAAACCGACCGGCGACTGCTGCGGGTTCGCCTGCGTCAGATCAAGGGCCGGCTGGAAAAAGTGCGCAGCCAGCGCGAACAGTCGCGTCGCGGCCGCTCGCGTGCGGATATCCCTACCGTGTCTCTGGTGGGATACACCAACGCCGGTAAATCCACGCTGTTCAATAACGTGACCAAGTCCGACGTGTATGCGGCTGACCAGTTGTTCGCCACGCTCGACCCGACCCTGCGCCGTCTGGATCTGGACGACCTGGGGCCGATTGTCCTGGCCGACACGGTGGGTTTCATCCGCCACTTGCCGCACAAACTGGTCGAGGCATTTCGGTCTACGCTCGAAGAGTCGAGCAACTCCGACCTGCTGTTGCACGTGATCGATGCGGCCGAACCGGATCGCATGTTGCAGATCGAGCAGGTGATGGTGGTGCTGGGCGAGATCGGTGCCCAGGACTTGCCGATCCTCGAGGTCTATAACAAACTCGATTTGCTTGAAGGCGTTGAGCCACAAATCCAGCGCGATGAAAACGGCAAGCCCCAGCGGGTCTGGCTGTCGGCGCGTGATGGCACCGGTCTGGAATTGCTCGAGCAGGCGATTGCCGAGTTGTTGGGCAGCGACCTGTTCGTGGGAACCTTGCGCCTGCCTCAGCGGTTCGCGCGTCTGCGTGCACAGTTCTTCGAACTGGGCGCGGTACAGAAAGAAGAACACGACGAAGAAGGGGTCAGCTTGCTGGCCGTTCGATTGCCACGCTCGGAGCTCAATCGACTGGTGAGTCGTGAAGGCGTTGTGCCGACGGAGTTCATCGAGCAACACACTTTGCAATAA
- the hflK gene encoding FtsH protease activity modulator HflK, translating to MAWNEPGGNSNNQDPWGGKRRNNGDRKGPPDLDEAFRKLQESLNGLFGGGKKRGDDGGGSGKSGGFGGLLGIGLVVLAAVWLYSAVYVVDEQEQAVVLRFGKYYETVGPGLNIYFPPIDKKYMENVTRERAYTKQGQMLTEDENIVEVPLTVQYKISNLQDFVLNVDQPEISLQHATDSALRHVVGSTAMDQVLTEGRELMASEIKERLQRFLDTYRTGITVTQVNVQSAAAPREVQEAFDDVIRAREDEQRSRNQAETYANGVVPEARGQAQRILEDANGYRDETVSRAKGEADRFTKLVAEYRKAPEVTRERLYLDTMQEVFSNTSKVLVTGNKNGQSNLLYLPLDKMVESGRNTSAPVSSAAATSNEANARAAADLQQQQARTRESR from the coding sequence ATGGCTTGGAATGAGCCGGGTGGCAACTCGAACAATCAGGATCCTTGGGGTGGCAAGCGTCGCAACAACGGCGACCGCAAGGGACCGCCGGATCTCGACGAGGCCTTCCGAAAGCTGCAGGAAAGCCTGAACGGGTTGTTCGGTGGTGGAAAAAAACGCGGTGATGACGGTGGTGGCTCGGGCAAGAGCGGCGGCTTCGGCGGCCTGCTCGGCATCGGCCTGGTCGTGCTGGCGGCCGTCTGGCTGTACAGCGCGGTGTACGTCGTGGACGAGCAGGAGCAAGCCGTGGTGCTGCGCTTCGGCAAGTACTACGAGACTGTCGGTCCCGGCCTGAACATCTACTTCCCGCCGATCGACAAGAAGTACATGGAGAACGTCACGCGTGAGCGTGCCTACACCAAGCAGGGCCAGATGCTGACCGAAGACGAGAACATCGTCGAAGTGCCGCTGACCGTGCAGTACAAGATCAGCAACCTGCAGGACTTCGTGCTGAACGTCGACCAGCCGGAAATCAGCCTGCAACACGCGACCGACAGTGCGCTGCGCCATGTGGTGGGTTCCACCGCGATGGACCAGGTGCTGACCGAAGGTCGTGAGCTGATGGCCAGCGAGATCAAGGAGCGTCTGCAACGTTTCCTCGATACCTATCGCACCGGTATCACCGTCACCCAGGTCAACGTACAGAGCGCAGCGGCACCGCGTGAAGTGCAGGAAGCCTTCGATGACGTGATCCGCGCCCGTGAAGACGAGCAGCGTTCGCGCAACCAGGCTGAAACCTACGCCAATGGCGTAGTGCCGGAAGCCCGTGGTCAGGCCCAGCGCATCCTCGAAGATGCCAACGGTTACCGTGATGAAACGGTCTCGCGCGCCAAGGGTGAGGCGGATCGCTTCACCAAGCTGGTCGCCGAGTATCGCAAGGCGCCGGAAGTCACCCGTGAGCGTCTGTATCTGGACACCATGCAGGAAGTTTTCAGCAATACCAGCAAGGTACTCGTGACCGGCAACAAGAACGGCCAGAGCAACCTGCTGTACCTGCCGCTGGACAAGATGGTCGAAAGTGGTCGCAACACCAGCGCTCCGGTGAGCAGTGCGGCAGCCACCAGCAATGAAGCCAATGCACGTGCCGCAGCTGATCTGCAGCAACAGCAGGCGCGTACCAGGGAGAGTCGCTGA
- the hflC gene encoding protease modulator HflC: protein MSNKSLIALIVGVVVAIAAWNCFYIVAQTERAVLLQFGRVVQADVQPGLHVKVPYVNQVRKFDARLMTLDAPTQRFLTLEKKAVMVDAYAKWRVKDAERFYTATSGLKQIADERLSRRLESGLRDQFGKRTLHEVVSGERDALMADITASLNKMAEKELGIEVVDVRVKAIDLPKEVNRSVFERMSTEREREAREHRAKGNELAEGIRADADRQRRVLLAEAYRESEEVRGDGDAQAAAIYSKAYGQDQDFYAFYRSLRAYRESFANKSDVMVLDPSSDFFKYLEKAKP, encoded by the coding sequence ATGAGCAATAAATCGCTGATCGCCCTTATTGTCGGCGTTGTCGTGGCGATCGCTGCCTGGAACTGCTTCTACATCGTCGCTCAGACCGAGCGCGCGGTGTTGCTGCAATTCGGTCGCGTGGTCCAGGCTGACGTTCAGCCGGGTCTGCATGTGAAAGTCCCATACGTTAACCAGGTGCGTAAATTCGACGCACGTCTGATGACGCTGGATGCGCCGACACAGCGTTTCCTGACGCTGGAAAAGAAAGCCGTGATGGTCGATGCCTACGCCAAGTGGCGCGTGAAAGATGCCGAGCGCTTCTACACCGCAACTTCCGGCCTCAAGCAGATTGCCGACGAGCGTCTGTCCCGTCGTCTGGAGTCCGGCCTGCGTGACCAGTTCGGTAAGCGCACCCTGCATGAAGTCGTGTCGGGTGAGCGCGATGCGCTGATGGCTGACATCACCGCATCGCTGAACAAGATGGCGGAAAAGGAGTTGGGTATCGAAGTGGTCGATGTCCGGGTCAAGGCCATCGATCTGCCGAAAGAAGTGAACCGCAGCGTGTTCGAACGTATGAGCACCGAGCGTGAGCGTGAAGCTCGCGAGCACCGCGCCAAGGGTAACGAGCTGGCCGAAGGCATCCGTGCCGACGCCGATCGTCAACGCCGCGTGCTGCTGGCTGAAGCCTATCGTGAATCCGAAGAGGTTCGCGGTGACGGCGACGCCCAGGCCGCTGCGATCTACTCCAAGGCCTACGGTCAGGATCAGGATTTCTACGCGTTCTACCGTAGCCTGCGTGCCTACCGT